In Argiope bruennichi chromosome 4, qqArgBrue1.1, whole genome shotgun sequence, the sequence aaaaaagtaatttaaccgTATTTAACAGCAATTTACCTcgcacgaaataaaaataaaattaatctgcaaGAGAATGTTACAcgtgcatgaaaaaaaattagctcttaTCAAcgagttgccatcacattgacaaaagctcaaactaaaaaataagttaaatattattgcaaatgaaataaatataaaatatcattttttttctaaaaagtaaatacaaaatataacagTTCCGATTCctatatgttttattatgttcacttgtaatgtaaatatttatataactgaaCATCTGCTTTAATATATTTGCTTACACACGTATTTACAAACGCCAATCTATCAGGAATCAtgatacagaaataaaaacaaatcacataataaataaatgagataatgaaaatgaattaaaaaatttcattaaaaaagcagaaatgtaataaaaggataaataaaatagattcatATGACCGTTTCTGGTTGTCTTTGCGGTTGATCCATCTGCTCCGGGTTATATCAGAGATTCTAGTCTATAGAAAAAGTTGGAAAGAtgcattcttagaaaaaaaaagcataaaaataccATAGCTCTAGCAATTTAATTTACATACGGGAGACATTTTAATCAAAGACTATTTTTcgcaaaagataaaaatgtgaaattttggatTGTTTCATAAGAGGAGCGTTTGCTTATTCTATTCTATAACATAATATGTAAAggagatttaatttattattatttaaaattaactatttcacttaacttttaaaaactgaatttatttttttaaacatgaatttttttacttattaataaaatccgtaatttcttttttcaatctgGTTCACACAAAATCGTTTGGCAGGGTCTTTTGCAGTCATTTAATCTTGGATATCTGGCCAGCTTCTGATTTTTGCTAGGCTTGGCagattttagtatttatatttgaaatcattgATATAGTACAAGGTATCTAAAATAATGTACTCCTATAAGTCTTTTGCGGATGAAAAAATAATCACGTCCTTATTTCAGTTATCGAAAATTTTGGTGGAACTCGAAAGTCCGAAAATACTTAAGAAAACGGGACATGAATTCGTtacaactaaaagaaaaataagcttagttagaaatatttttttttaaaaaaacgcactGCTATTCTCTGCATTAAAcagaggatatttttttttaaaatttcaactatctttgatgttttaatttgtttttttttatatattttaattatataattctggtgaaaattgatgaaataaaaaataaaagtaaaattcattacTATATTACCAAGTAATGTTAccaaagaaatgaagaaaattaataatgaataaattaccaaaaaaaatgaataaaagtaccAAGTTTCATtactaaagaaaatgaaaataatgataataagcGGAATCCTTAAtaacaattatgtatataaaaaatttaatatgtagacGTATATAAAACTGAATTACAAAAAGATTATTCGAACCTAAATTTGTATGGcttctaaaattgattttacaGGTAGAGATACTTTcacacgaaataaaaattttgaataagcaataaaattggttttatttattattatcaagcaatttatattatttatttgttacttattaaGCAATTATGggttaatttttgcaaattttgcataaaaatatttttaaaaatctgttgaaattCAGGTCAAAATTTCACGGCAGCTCAAATGCAATCATTAAAAAGTcaactttatgaaatttaaaattatgtaaaagtaataatttcgcagtaatatttttgaaagttgtaACAGGAATATATACcaaaatctcttttaataattaaaattctaatcaaagtttcaaaaaatcgttttcatgtGTATATTTCCATCCCCAAAGTATATGTGTGAAAAACTGATGAATACTAGAAtccctttaattattaaaatttttaatcaaaatttcaaaaaaaaaaaaaaaaaaaaattgctctgatgTGCATGTTTCTACCCCCAAAATATATTTGAGGAAAATTTCTTGACTGTAAATGAAACGAATTGGTGTGTAAAgcaccaataaataaaaatgctcgcacatatttttcttcattattgatTGTGAATACTTGATATCTGATGAGTAAATATCAAAGGACTTTCGTACAaacttataaataagaaataagtcacattttcgaataatttttgattttcagcaaaatttttaaaatagaaaatggtgttgaaatttattggcAATTATATTGCTTtctcatagaatatttttaacacaggaaaataaaagcaagcataacaataaaataaacgcTAGTAgttgatttcaaataatcaaatattaattaaatttgtggaATTAACTACCAGTAGAATAAATTTCGTTGAATGCATGaattgcagaataaaaaaaaatataatagaattaagTACTAATTTTGTATTATTCCCTGTAATGTGATTTTGTAAATTGCACTTTCTCTAAACATCATTTATTTTCGGTGGAATGTACAGactcaaaaaaaaatgataaaaaaagacttaaaagcataaaatttagttattaatatcCAAAGCACCTAAGTTATTTTAGTAATTAGTTGCGAAAGAGTGTAGAAAAGTTGAGAAATCGAGTCtagaatatttcaaagataaatcgCATGTCTGAGCACCTGTCTGGAATCTCTTTAACCTGGGTTTTTTACATTGCAATCAGGTGCAGTTAAGACAATCATTTTTTATCAACTAACTAaacgtgtttaaaaaaataaaaactaacctTGAGACGCACTTATTCCTTCTAAATGCTATTATTTCTTCGCACACATCTATTGAAACGATTTCTTATTCTTGACACTTTCATTACAAGGTGCACAATaaccatttatattattaatggaCATTCTGAGaccatatttctttcattttagaatgcgagaatatttatttttcatattttatgtctCTAACAAAACTGAGAATTGCCTTTTTAAGTATCGTAATAACTGCAAAAGAGCTACCTTACCCTGCTGTAACGTCATCCTACACTCTCGTGAACTGAATTGACAAGCGGCGCCACGAAAGCATTCATGCGGAAACTATAGTTGAGTTCAAATGGCCACGACAGGCTATAATACAAATCCCTCCAGTAGAAGAGATGCCCCATCATTGGGGATGAGGTAACTCGATCCTATCTCATTTTATGCACCAAAGAAGTTAGAACCAATTCTGGTAGTTATTACCATACCAGAAATTTCTCATGTCCATTTTTAAAGGCACACCAGTACAGGATTTTCGTAATAATAAATGATGTATGAAATCTTCTTGCAAGTATTCGCGACATTTAGAATtcgaaactttttaattattagcagTGGcagtggaagaaaaaaattttttgttgacaTATGACTAAAGTAGGGCAATTCATATACTTCATTGTCGCAtgatcataataattattatttcctttaacaTTAACATTGTACACGTTGTTGTAACATTGTATATCCCCATTGTATACATATACATTATATCTTCCTGAAAGATATTTTGGAATCTATCCAAAATTAGATTGATGCTCAAGTCACATGTGTGAAATCTGTCTTATTTCCATTTGAATAGAATAGACCAGAGGACTTTTTTCGTTCAGTTAACTGTCTTTATTCAATACTAAATAGTATATTACATCTCATATGAATGGTTCAAGTATCAAAACAGGTCACATTTCTAAAACTTGTTTTGAAGCTCTTAAATATCGTTTGGTAAATAGATGTGAATAGAGTACTTAGTAGTCATTCTGCTATTATGCTGGAACAAATGATAAACACTAATTTCAAGACGTCCAATACTtatccaattttaatatttttatattgaaacatagAGTGTCTGCGTAGGTCATTTCAGAATCCGTTGGATCCCAATGAAAAGTATTTACTTATAGCCAATCTAACATGCATGAAGAACAGAAGCAAAATGAAGATAGGACAACCACTTTTCGACGGTTTTATCTCACTAAAGGGTGACATGTGGAAGGATGTTCGGAatttacttttttccatttttaccaTTTCTggaatttgctttttattaaaatgtaaacatctactcttttcttctttcctttcgCTCCTATTTTGCCAAATTAAACCTCTTCTAACGCATGTGCAAAAGCGCGGAGGgctttagaatccgttggcaaaaaATAATCGGAAATGTAAGGAATAGccaattgaaattataaatgatagAACCAATTAGAGTCGTATGCAACGTGATGTTACAGCTCTGAAATTAAATGACGTAATGTGCGATTACATTTATTCTAACATTCAATAATGTATTTTGATCACTGACTGAAAATGCAACATTTTCAGAATGCAATAATCAACTATTTTATTGCACGATCGAAATTAAAAGGTAGCCATGAAGTGTGTTAGCAATTTCAGTGCTTGCAATGCTATATTAATAGAAGGTAACACAATCGaagtttaatgtttattattttcaaactctAGAAGTATTTGAAAAAGCATAATCTTATGGTAGGGATGAAATAGTTAGTtgagatcatatatatatatatatatatatatatatatatatatatatatatatatatatatatatatatatatatatatatatatatatatatatatatatatatatatatatatatatatatacttaaaaaaaggcAACGTagtcaatgtttatttattaagtttgttttcaaactttaaaattatttgaaaatgcataACCTTTTGATAGTTAATAGGGAATAAATAGTCAAGAATAAAATCGTTTTCAGACGTTCTCCAACTATGCTCAAGCAaatgatgaatttgaatttaaaaaaaatcttatgatatCCATTAGTTATTCAATAACATATTTCAATCACTTAAATGcagcattttttcaaaatgcagaaaTCATTTTCGATTGCATGAATCAAACGTACGCGTTTATCTTAGagtaattaaagcaaaatattttcaataaatatgtcaCAGTATTTTTATTGGTAAATCAAAATATTCCTACAATCGAATCTTATTCGAAAGAATTTTACAAACCGACTTTTAAGGGATCGTAAATACAGGTGGATTGAAAAAcgaactgaaaaaaattgtaggCTTGCTTTTTTTATGCTTCCTCATAAAAATGtcgcatgaaataaaatttaggttaaaaatttggcataaaatttctGACCTTGggataaaatttacaatattaaatcaTTCACAGTTACATGATGAAATCCACACTTGAGCCGAAACTTCGATGACATACCAATAGGAAGACATGGTTAGATTTAGTGAACTAATAGATCTGTGTGACTGGCAGATCTATGATAGAATATGATCTGAAACCAAGGCGCTATCAGGTTCTTAATATGAATCTCCGCTACCAGGTTACAGTGATCTCTACAATCACCaaaacttcaataatattttgatgtaacGAAATAAGGCTGGCTATTTGATCCAAAAGTCATTTCGCATGCTTTTATAGTTGGCAGAAATATGAGAGAAGACTCAATCAAGCCGCGATGTTAGAATAAGACAAATCTACGAGACGGCTCTGTAAATATTTTTGGGATgttatgaataaaaacaattaatgattTCATATGCGATAAGCTCCTTTCTTTGAAGAGAATGAATAACAAATGAAAAGCTACCAATATAACATGCTATCttataaaaactttaagaaataacAAACGTAGGAGATAATAACGGGAACATTCTTTCTCtgcttcataatatttgtttatGGATAGAGAAATTCAAACGTGACTGAACATGCACGTGAGGGAGAGATTTCTCAAAGTGATTGTTGTTGTTACTGTTAAGAATGTAGTTGAATCTTTTTGAATATGATTAGAGAAACTTTAGAAGAATATAAACAGTTAAAAACTGTTTGAATGTGTGTATATGCGtgtatttatttcatgatatcttttaatctaatttaaatccttattCATCTCCTATTGTTTTATCTTGAAATAtgatactttattctaaaatgttcacaTTTCTTGATCCAaatctcacatttttatttaattatttataatacgctctctaaaataattattgagtCTGGTCTCCTCACGCTTCGAGAGAAGGGACAGAAATTCTTAATGCCTAAGGCATaccttttaaagatacctaagattccatTTCATAAAttgacacgtgtcaaagaaatccttcaAAGAATCGTTTAGTAGAAGcattaatggaaaaattattcattatacatggaattggatcacgaaataagaaaacattctagaatgaacttactatgggctaaattaagataaaaccttttaaattaattaaattgaaattaaagtttaaaatatcattacacacacacgcgcgcacacacatacgttcacatatatataattaatttcctaaattttttgcctaattcggtccatgtcggggtcattctaaagtgttctcttgtttcctgattcCAATCCACGTATGAATCTGTGTACTGTCTGTCGATCACAAGAATAGCTCCCGCCAAGAAGTCTATATAGTGGCGGTCGCTGTAGTAACAAGACGAGTTCATTTCTAATGGGGATTAAGCGTGTAGGGAATTGGCGGAATTAAAGGTTACATCACGTCATTCGTCTTCTCGGATTTAAAATAGTTGCACGCGTTATCTTATCCttgtgtttattttgcttttgcttttaaaattatttgttccttACTGGTTTAATTGATTTTGCTAATTTGCTAAACTTGCAAGATGGCCTTTAAGTTAAGGAcgggtgaaattttgaaatcgcagGCACTTAAAATTGTATCTAATGTTGGGGAATTTTGTTTCAATGAAGCTTCATCGAAATCTGCGTTAATTCCACTCCCACAAGCTCTGAAAAGGGCTTCTCAAGCAACTGGAATTTCTGaagctacaataaaaaaataagaaaggaagttTCATCATCGGGCTCATCGACAGTTTTAAAATCACCCGGTAAACACCGTAAAAGACCTAGTGAGCGAAACTGTGAAATAGACGACTTTGACAAGTTGTTATACGGCAAACAATTCAAgacttttacataaaagaaaggaaagtacCATCCCTCAGAAAATTACTACCcgtgttgaaagaaaaaattggattttcgtgGCAAAAAGATACATTGGGCAAAGTCTTACATTCAATAAATTTCCGATGGAAGAAGTGCGTGAATAATAGAAAAGTACTCATGGAAATACCAGATATTGTTTTTTGGAGACacagatattttagagaaatgagATGTCGCAGGTAAGCTGGACGACCAATTGTCTATATTGATGAAACTTGGGTAGACAGCAATTTGACATTTAAGAAATGTTGGCAAGATGACACAGTTCTGGGAGCTACAGCAAAGGTTAATTCGAGAAATAGACCTATAGTTGTTTATGCTGGGTCATTAACGGGTTTCCTTACGGGTGCTTTACTAGTATGTAAAGCATAAACAAAAAGCGGTGACTATCACGGGCAAATGaactatgaaaactttaaaaaatgggtgTTGGAAAAACTTCTTCCAAATTTGCAACCAAACAGTGTCGTATGCATGGATAATGCACCGTATCATACGACTGTCGAAAACCCCACTCCAACGAAGTATTctacaaaaaaagttatgataGACTGGTTGAAAATAAATACCACTGGAATACCCTGCGATCAAAAAATACGAAAAGCGGAACTGTTCTCTCTTATAGACAGTAATCGTCCaaagaaaattgtctataaaattgataatttaatagagaAAGAAGAACATGAAGTTATCCGACTACCCCCTTATCATTGCGATTTGAACGCAATCGAATTTGTGTGGTcttctgtaaaaagaataataaaggaacgAAATGTTATTGGCGATTTCAGTTTGGACAATCTGAAATCTCTTCTTCAAACAGCTATCACTGAAGTTACTTCGGCAGAATGGGCAGCGCATTGCAAACACGTAGAtaagcttgaaaataattattgggaGAAAGATGGACTGTTAGAAGATTTAGTGGACGAACTGTCATTTCAAATTGATACAATGATGATTCTGATTCAGAAGAAACCGAAACTTGTGAGAGTGATTTAGAGGATTTTGAAATGCttgaatgaacattattttcgaaatttagacggtattttattttattttacttttaaaactgttttgtcttagaaattgttggaaaatacatgctgaaaatttaataatcaacgaAGTTCTGTCATTGTATTAATAATCTAAAGtccttgataattattaatagttatgaaaatattaaacaattattaaaaagttaaataattacttttttattgtaataattttcatctttattgcatattcattaatatttcatttttatgtctaaaagtttaaatattattatataattaatatattaaacaattttttttcactctttataaatcaattaaaaaatcgcCAATACGTCATCAAGGCGATCAGTAAGCCAACATGGatgcctttctttttaaatccccTATTGAAAATAGAGCAGGTCTTGTTTCCACGGCAACAGACTGTCGTAGACATATTGGCGGGAGCTATTCTTGAGGTAGACAAACAGTAAAAAGTACtgcgccatcagttccacgtgtcaagtgaaaatgatccctctgTTGCACTTGTCAGAGGTCAACACATTTATTGAATCTatacgtggccggaaatcccatgttatataagactagtgatcatttgttgcgttccttttttttttttacttctgcttttgttccgcGCCATGGCATTTTACGTGAcctgccttgtccgcgtctctgcttgtaaataattatgctttcccggaatggattaaaatgaatttaaaaatgttaaaagtttctTCAATGTCTTTAAACCTGTTGCTTTAAACAaaataagcttatatatatatatatatatatatatatatatatatatatatatatatatatatatatatatatatatatatatatatatatatatatatatatatatatatatatataatcttaactAGGCATGTGACGCGGAACAATTTGAAGAAACCCGTGTTTAGCGGGAGATAAACGGAATTAAAGTGCTGCGACTCCTGATGAGGCATAGGTAAACTATTGTTTGCGAGCGTATTCTAAAACACACCGAGGGCATGCGTTAATCTGcgtttaattcatgaaaataaattgagaggaaagatgaaaggaggagatgtttacatttaacaataaagcaaACTCGGATTATTAGCAgactaaattaaaatcaaataataaggtcagaaacgacacgatattcatattcacttgaaaaaaaattgaaagaaaaagtatctaatagggcgggaatcaaggtcaaagaatgaagaattccggaaatgggCTCATCCTTCCGCTTCTCACTCCTTAAGGAGATAGAATCGTCGGAAAGGGGTGGTCTCAGAATAAATACTGAAACGAACACTAAATGATTGCACACAAACACATAGACACTagtattatatcaaaatgtcatgATCAAAATTTGtcaatgtattttattcatgtaaaatatttttatgaaatttcagaattcaatttttatgaatttttttcatttcttaaacagTTATATGTGATATGTGATTCTGTATGCTCTCTCAAATGCAATATATAGTTAGATATTACATttgttatcataaaaatattacatggtTTGTTGAGAGTCGTTTTTAACACTTTGTTCTTCACGACACTTTGATATAACATTAACATGTGAGTATTGATgagtattttaatacattttgaacaGATGACAAAAGTAAAGATATGCATGTCACAGATAAGCCTTCTCCATCAAACATTTCCATTTCTGAAATGAATGTTCACAACCCTGCGTAACACTGGAGCCCCCTAATTTAAGAAGTCGCGTTTAAGGTATTgggaaataatgataaaatctttgaatgtttgagaattaaagtattttttctgtcttcagtgaagtcaatttttattcttacatATATTCCAAAGAGATACTTTTAAAAGggaaatcaaaattagaaaataattcgattaatttcataatggaagtttttttttttggggggggggcttttgcgataaaaatattcaaaggattTAAAGGCGTGCTAAAATGTATGCATTACCCAGAAATTTGTGGATCTTTTTAACAGATAATTATACATAGCATTccagataaattaataattgaaagtaaactaaataaataaagaaataacaacaaaaaaatgtacatcgaatttgaaatttcaatggtaagaaaatggagaaattttatttcttttgaatgcattGATATTATcaaataacaattgaaagaaatgCTATAACACATTAGTGGAGGAGAGTACAAATTTAGTCAAGTTAGGGAATGGTAAAATAGCAAAAGACTGCATGATTGAACTTTAGTTGCATAATCAATTTACTCATTACATTCTGTTTAacttagttctttttttaattcttcatttttttaaaactccgaATGACCGAAAAACTCTCCGTATCAGCCTATTTTTTACGGTCTGATAAATGGGAGaccaattatttttctgattatataaatttatctttgaaagtGTAAAGATTTATGGTTTAATGGATCAAGTGAATCAAAatcaactgaataaaataaataaaatcttattctgcTTTTTTAGGATGATAAAAAGATCTACTGTCTGcttttttacatttagaaatattattcagttcaaacattaattaaatttagtagatatttttaattgctacATAACTAATAAACAATGctttaatatgcatataaatacaagaaaacgACCATCCCACTAATTAAGAAACAAAGATAACATTTGTAGGGTGAACAATTTTCTGAATCTAaaagcattttacaattatactgtagttttgaaaaaaaaatgatctgagTTAGCAGATGAAAACTCGTATTCTTTCAACTTGAAATAtggaattcataaataattaacattatccTTAATTTGTTCAAGTGTTCATATCCTCGAAAATATCATTTATgaacaacatttaaaattcaatagcaATTAAtgttaattgttgaaattttcaaaaaaatttggcCTATGATTTAGATCTAcctaaattaaaatcaacaatttttgaaattgtatctaCCTTTTTTGTGAATACGATTTCTCAAAACAGACAATAGGTAGatacatgaaatttgaaatttctttaaatcaaattatggGCAAAATTTTTTTGGCCATTTTGTATACATGTGAGCACTCATACATTTTGGGCTAAATCCATAAAAAGTTAGAAGATTTTCTGCTTGTTTATTTGCCCAAGTGTATGTGTACTATTAGTTAACTCAAAAGCACAGCaagcaaatgaaatgaaactgaATATATCATTTTGATGCCAGGAGTGTTCTGCTACATGTCGGCCGGCCTGTATAAacagaagcatgtaaacgtaataacttaaaaacgcaatgacttaaatatatgaaatttggttatatgattttgtgactgctaGTGTAGTTCTATATAAAATTACTGTTTCGATCAGTTGGAAAAAATGCAAGTAAAACACAACGTTTGCATGTTTTTTAAAGTGCAGGTAAATAGCAGTCacccccttgttggatttggctcaaaacttgatGGGTACCTATACCATAGCTGTTAAATTTGTGtgagccaaattttatccatccagttTGTACCGGATTGGTAtgggcgaggatagaatctgtgaccttgtggttcgcagtccagtaacatgaccacgctataaaagcaattgctcgggcagcgtagctgttaactggcttataagctttcaccacaagttctattttgttttgcagttatcgtgttaactgaTATTCAAGCACAATTCCTCTGAACAGAatttgctcaaactttgatagaaatctacaaatcaacgcatttttgagttatcttttgtCAAAATCAGAGagccattttccaaaaacgtgtcaAAATCAGAGAaccattttccaaaaacgtgtcaAAATCAGAGagccattttccaaaaacgtgttttgcAAACTCAAGGTGGTCTGAAACgtggtgattcatcaaaatcttgagttcgaattttttgcgattgcaatattttttttatacttcgtatacgagaaagtaaaaacgattaatctaaaataaattattggcaagttaaaaatctgcagaaatttcaaactaaatagaattttttattaacagattAGGTCTCGTAATATGCACTGCATAGGGCTTCTAAATCCACCAATGATCAagaacaatattgaaaaatagtatGTGACGATATcgctaaggaaaaaaaaaaatatgaagacatcTATAAGgaacaaatgaaattatatcaattaCATCATATGCAGCATCAACTTTGGAAAATTTGTAATccctctcctttttttttcttattaaaaatgaaataaaatttgaagcataaaagaaaaaaaaaaatgcttggacGAAATCAGTTACATAAACcaatcaaaattttcatctttctGTTTTCAGAAGCTGCATTAGTTGTGACTCTGCCTTCCAAACTATTCTTGGCGAAGACTTCAAAGCCATTTACGAAACAGCAAGAAGTGACgccatatttttcaaacaaactgTCTCTTCTTAGTATATGAGTCCGGGCAGAAGAACCCTAACATTGAAATGAACGTTGTGGCAAGTatgaaaatatgtgatttttgGCACTTCGTCAGCAGATACGTCCACGTTGTAGGCGGGATTCTTTACTGTCACACTTGGGTAAGTAGACAAGGAACGGAGTAACTTCAAGCAACGAGAGTAACACTTGTCAACAGCTGCGGCtgacacaataataataaaagcatgatCTCCAACCCAAAAGCCGACTTTGTGAGTAAAGAAAACCAGATGGTTTCTGTATTC encodes:
- the LOC129966190 gene encoding uncharacterized protein LOC129966190, with protein sequence MDNAPYHTTVENPTPTKYSTKKVMIDWLKINTTGIPCDQKIRKAELFSLIDSNRPKKIVYKIDNLIEKEEHEVIRLPPYHCDLNAIEFVWSSVKRIIKERNVIGDFSLDNLKSLLQTAITEVTSAEWAAHCKHVDKLENNYWEKDGLLEDLVDELSFQIDTMMILIQKKPKLVRVI